The stretch of DNA AACTCCGCCTTCGTTTGATGAAGAAACTTTGGTGCGCATCAAGTAACCACATTGGTTATTAATGACTACCTTATCTTTGTTCCTGCAGTTAGCCAATGAAAATTGTATGATTTACTCAGAAAAATAAAATGGAAGGTACATATGCAAAGCAAAAGAATTTAGAGCCACCAAAGGATTAACTACCGCAGGTAGGATCCGAATATTCCAAGCTCAGAGATTGAAAGTTCCTCAAAGCAGACACCGCCCTGGACAAGCTGAGTAAGAGAAGCTCTTGGAAAAATCCGCTGCATCAAAATGTAGGCCGCAAGCGCCTCTCCCTGTTCGTTCTTTAGTCTGATCAGTGTTTCTCGCAAATCATGACCATACAAGTTGTTCCCTGGAGAGAGATATCAGGATCAAAACAATTTGTGGGGAACTTTTGTGGAAAGGGTTCTATTAAGTGCCAAAGAAATTACCTCCACCTTCTCGTTGAGGTTTCAGGACAAACAAGTCAGGTTTTTCTATTGCTGATTTCACTATTTCTTCATTGTCCAAGCTCCATAACCCTGCGAAGCATTTACGTAGCTTGGCAATGTCTTCCTCGTTGTCAAGGAACCTACGTATAAATAAGATCAAATAGTGATTAGGAATATGCTTCTGAAAGTTAGAACTGTAGGGGAGTTTAATATGACGTACTACCACCGAGTCTTATGACTATATCTGTAATGCAATATGCACATCATAGGAATAATAAAAATACATATAAACGCCCATCTGTAGCGGACAAAACTTTCATCACCTTTCAAGAACACTAGGTTTTGCTAGCTCTTGCTGGATCTTTTTGGTTCCGACTAAATGGTAGGATATTGAAGGGCACTTAATAGCAGATGATTGTTCAATCAAAAGCCTTGCACTCCATTCCTGAAATCAATATAAGAAGAACGTGCCAAGGTGAAAACTTGCACCAACATATAAGAAGAACATCAGCTTTACAAAACCTACAATGAAATACACAAACAAAAGAAGTTTCCTTAAACAAACATATGATTATGAATGAAATGTTCCTCATTGAAACTTTATCTTCAATCAATTTATGAGATAGGAATTAGCTTCAACTGTGAAAGGGTGTTTGCTAAACAAATGTAGTACTAGCACATACCACTTCTGAAGGGTAATCAGTCGGTGCATACCCAGCTCTGAAATACACAACAGCAACAGGTCGTCCATCTCTGCATTTTTGGCAAATTTAAATTTAAGTGATAATAGCAAAAGGTAGGTCTCTCTTCATGTCATACAAGATACATACACCACAAGTGTTCCATCCGGAAGCACTAGTCCTTCGGCCTCCACCTGTGCCAAAGTTTTCCTAATGGTCATCACACCATGCGTTATAGACAGTTAAGAAAAGTCTCATCTTGATGCAGTTTATTGTGGTATCAATCAGATGACTTGTTGATAATTAAAGTGAACAAGCAATTCAACAGCACAATAGGAAGTTTGTATTGTTTACGTGAACTATAATTCATGAGAAACTAAACAAGCGTCAATAGATTAGAAAACTGTATGAGCAAAAACGTTAACTTGAAAGGATATTTTGATGTTTTGTCGTTTCAGAGGTTTGCAACAAAAAGGAAGAGATAGTACATAACAAAAGGATATGATTCTTTCAAATGATTGATGAGCCAGTACTGGTCGTACATATTTCTTTCTTCAGCTTGAACAATCATCATAACTACAGCGCtgggcaaccaagaggggaaaaacaTGTCAGGTCATGTTTGCCTTTCCAAATGTTCTCAATAAAATAAACACAAACTATGTAGGTAAACTGTAGACCTTCCATTATTATACTCAACCCATGCTTTGCCCAATGCTTCAGCAAATTGAATGGCTGCCCAGTTCCGAGGAATCCTTTCAGAATCAAGACCTAAGACTTCACCATATTGATTAAGTAAGGTCCTGTACTTTACAAGATAATAGCACTTATCAGGTATTTAGGTTTACTCTTGGAGATCAAAATGAGGAAACCTTTCGGCCATTTCAAGATAAGATGAATACTGGTACTGATTGAGAATGTCATCGTGCCTGATTTCCCACTCACTGATATAAACATATAGTTAACTCATGCATCAGACATGTTTAAAGAGACCCAGTTTATACCACATACCACATAGATAAAATTGGGGCTTCCAAAATGTTGAATAGGATACTTCTCACGTTCTTGTAGGTACGGGGAAAATATCTGGTGCACCggagcttgtggtgctaccggtgcacccaaCTCACATTGTGCTTTTAAaatattcaaaaaattctgaaaaaatttagCACACTCACACAACATCAATGTAGGTTGTCACAAAATTTTAAGTTAAAATTTGAAACATAACtcgaaacaaaaatgacaaaatcaacattaaatagtacataacataacttggcctttagatttggcccattatcacactgatgtctaatttgtcatttttgtatctgaAAAAATATCTAAAATTTTTATACGAAATTTTGTGACATCATACATTGATATTGCAttaacatgctagaattttctcagatttaaaaaaaatattctATTGCATccagtgcaccggtagcaccacaagtaCGGGTGCACCAGATACATTCCCGTTAGGTACGTAGCTATGTTAAGCAAGCCAATTGACTTGAGTTTTACTATTTACAGCATTCACCTTGTGCTCCAATATTCTAAAGGGATAACATAATGGTCAACAAGAATGCTATCTACAGTTGGATTCAGAAACATGTGAGCATGCAATATGTTCAATGAGACATCTCATCTTATGTTTCTAAGGGACTACCAAACAGGGACAAAACACAAAATGATTCCGTCAAAGGAGTGCAAGTCTGCAGGATATCACGAAAAAGTTCACCTGTGAAGTTCGCTCACAAGAGAGCCTAGACCAGGAAATGATGTTGAGATGGTGTTGAGCTCAATTTGAAGAAGAGAATTTGTTTCAGAATCAAGCATGTAGTCAGATCGATGCAACCCTAAGCGGATATCCTGATGGTTCATTAAGCACTTGTCAGTACCTTACTAACAGGACTGACAAACATATTGTTAAGAAGCACCACTTAAAAGATGCTTTCTCTGAATTCTGAATAAGAAATTACCAACACACGCAGTTAATTACCTCCTTCTTGTTTACTGCCATCATCTTTGCATGAATTTCTAACAACCTAGCAGTGAAATCGTCAACCTGCTTTGTTCTGAAAAAAAAAACGCTATTGATTTGGAAGTTCCTTGCCATCTGAAAACAAAATAAATACCTAACTGGCATTTATTTATTTAAAGTAATAATAAAAATGGACTGGTCATGTCAATGATCAGGCTAACAGACAACAAACTGTTCCAAAAGCTTAAGGTCTCAAGGCAGCAGCCTTCTTATGATATGGACCAGTCAAAACTCTAATCCACTTCATGAAAGTTTAAAACGAAGTTCTAGATCCACACACCAACATATAAAAAAAAGTCAAATGGAATTTGGAGCTTGCCTAGACAAAGAACCTTGCAAGAACTTCCCATCCAAGCTCACACGATCCACAAGCTCATTGAAAATAGGAGCCAGTTCACATGCTTGCTTCCAAAAAGATGCTGGAAAACGTGTTGGAAGTAGCGAAAATGGAGCATGAACCAAACCAACACCTGGGACTGTTCCAGATCTCTGCAAGGGGTTGATACTATGTTAGCTGCTAATTCCACAAAGATGCTGGTTTACAACTAGAGTTATTTCTCAATTCAAATAGCACTTGAGCAAAGCTAGGCGATGCATGAACGAAGATACCGGCACGTCTTGTGGCATTTGAGCGTGAACAGAATAAGAGCATGTCTCAGTGTTGGGCTTGTCACATAAAAAGGGCTTGCCACAAAAAGGGAGAGGACACAACCAAACGTGATGTTCTGTTCATGACGATCAATTGACTCCAACACGAATTTTCGCGCTTTATATCCCAATATTTCACACAGAGGGTCTTCGGCAGCAACACCTAGTGTCCAATTAATTCAACTTCTGTGATTTAATTTATACTCCACTTTCTCATACAAAGGATCTTCAGACAGAAACACCTAACATCATGGTGATCCTTGGTTGTTTTTCGCTTTCCACATTTCCCTGCCTAATTCTTGGCTCTGCCCCTGATTTTTGTACACACTTGTTCCATATCGAGGGCAAGTCCTACTGGCCAAACAATGCAAACTTGTTGAAAATGGAGCAGGGGCAGCCCCAAACAAAGGACAGACATTCTAGGAGACTTGCGTATTTGTTCATTCTACGGAGATGTGCAGGTTGAATGAAAAGACTCTAAAAAGTACTAGTTCTTCTATCACGGAATTTATGGTCAAGTATGCGGAGATACGCGTTGCATTCTCAAACCCTGGACTCCTGAAATGAGTCAAAAGAGGCAGCAAACTTTGGGGCGGGGAAGGAACTAGCGGGTGAGAAGCCGGACGTACCGGGTTGCCGCGGTCGCCGACGACGAGTCCGTGCATGGCGCACCAcatggccgccgcctccaccatctccgcctgcaccgccgaagcctTCCTACCCGCCGCCGGCGCCACGCTCGAGGGCGCCTCGGCTCCCATTGCCCTCAGGGAACCGACGCGTCTGCGGTAAGGGGACGCGCACGAGTCGGCTGCGGCGAGGTGCGcccggggcggcggggcggggaGGCGGCGGGCGCAGTGGTGATGGGAGGAGGAGACGCAAGAGGACATGGCGGACCAAAGTTCGGGAGTTGCGGTGGAAGTTTCTGCAATTTGTTCGGATTTGTGTCGTGCTTGGCGTCGTGGTCAGACTTTGGAGCCTCGCGAGCCGTGAGCCGTCACGGTGCTTCCTACTCTCTGCGTCGCAcgatctttttttttgcggggtaagcGTCGCACGATCTTTATTCCGAAGTTACGCCAACTACACCGCACGACCTCAAAGGGATGTCTGATTTGACCAGATATTGTCTCTTTGGGGCGACAATGGATTCATCCATGTTCGTCTTTATCCGTTGGGTCGTGGGTGCACACAACGCGCGACCGCATCCGAAATCATGTCTATGTTGGACgtgataaaaaaacagaaaactaaaataaaatgacttaaaaaataaataaatgcagTTAAAAAACTTAAAACATAATTTAAAAGGTCATGGCCACAAAACGGCCTAATTTCACGGTTCACTTAACGGCCCGGTAGCATAATTAACATAAAAACGAAAAAAACGCCGTCGGTGCGCTCCTTGCCGCGCCCGTCGATGCCATGGCCGTTGCCGTCTTCagtggccgccggtgtcgtcgtcgtcgctgacgaggccgacgtagtccggcggcgtccagaggtgggcCGGCAGTCCGTGGTGCACGGGGAAGGCGGGCTGGAAGGTGgcaggtgcctgcaccacctcctcccgtggcgaggCGTCCCGCTCCGATGACCGCGGCggcgtggggcaccagttcacgcccctCACGGTGGCCGCCATTTGCTCTGCCGTGCACGCCCAGCTCCACCCCTGGCCCACCAGGCCCGGGTGGAACGCGGCCACCGGCGGATCCTCCATcacctcctccttcaccaccatctcCAGCTCGAGGATGGCGACGTCGCCGCCCGCGGAGAAGGCCGTCATCTTCTCGAGGCCCTCCCATTGGCACTCGTCGTGCGTGtgcatggagtcctccatgacacgcgtcatgagacgggcctcctccttcgatgtcatgcgaggaggtggtggtggcaatggagatggcggcggcggcgtgggcgtgAGGCCGCGCACCCGCGTACACCCGCGCGCCTGGGGAGCAGCCGCTCGGTGCTCACGTGGCCAACGCGGCCCCGTTGACGTGCCGGCGAAGAAGGACTCCCGCCGCATGTCGTGCTCATCCCGGAACCAAGTGTCCCACAGGGGCGAGTCAGGGGCGTACGTCTCGTCGTAGTAGTGGTCGTCCggaaggaggcggcggcgacgctTGATCTCCTGGTGGCGCGCACGGCCGCTCAGCGGGACCGGCGGTATCAGCACGCGGTCGGCCGACAAGTGCCAGTTATTGGGGAGGTGGACGTCGCTCCAGGGtagcggcgtcctcgtctcccaatagCGGCGGCATACGACCGTCTCGATGTAGTGCTGGTCGCGCTCGCCGGCGGCCGTGGGCACGATGGAGAACGCGGGCAGCACGGGGGCCCGACGCGGTGGTGATACGGGCTCCTTCTTCTTCACAGAGCCACGGCGACGCCCCGACGAGGAGccagcctcgcggtcgtgcttccccttcCGGCCGTAGTTCCATAGGCCCATGGCTGCGAGGTGGCCGGCCGGCGAGTTCGAGGCGAGGCTAGGGTTTGGGGTTGTTGGGTTTGGATGAGGCCGCAGGATGGAGTGGGGCAGTGTGGATGACGACCGGTCCATGGGTTCCCATTTAAGAAGGATCGCGATCGTTCGCCTGGACGGATGACAGGCGGGGCCGCCCGCGCGTGCGCATTGATgtgggcgggtgggaggtaggtggccgcctgccacgcagccccgacgcggacgaggcgcgcgtccgtttggtgtccgccgcgacccaaacccgGCGCATGTTTGCGCTCAAAATGGGTCGGCtcggacacaaaacggaccagatgggtgctacctcttgagcacttgcgttggttttcccttgaagaggaaagggtgatgcagcagagtatcgtaagtatttccctcagtttttaagaatcaaggtatcaattcaataggaggccacgcacgagttcctcgcacctacacaaacaaataaatcctcgcaaccaacacgataaggggttgtcagtccctacacggtcacttacgagagtgagatctaatagatatgataagatgatatttttggtattttgtatgataaaaagaaataaaagatgcaaaaaaaataaaaggcaaaggaaataactaagtattggaagattactatgatggaagatagacccgggggccataggtttcactagtggcttctctcaagagcatacgtattcacggtgggtaaacaaattactattgagcaattgacagaattgagcatagttatgaaaatatctagatatgattatgtatataggtaaATCTGAGAACGGTTTTGAAAAAACCGGGTAAATAGTTTGGTTTTTATTCAGGTTTCGATCAGTTCAGGTTTTTTTGGACTGAGTTTTttcttagtttagtttagtttgggTCCACAGAAAAAACAAATCGTGTATAGTTGATTATGGGTTTAAAAAGTTTGGTCTAATATGGGTGCAAACTATAGGTCTGAACCGGTTCTCGGCCCGGAGTAAGCCCAGTAGAGCCCCACCTCCATCTCCGTCTTGTTCCCGGCTCCTGCACTACGAGCTAGGTCGCAGCACGCCGCCGCCACAGCGCCGCTCCCCGACGCGGTCGTCGCCTGAGCCGGCACTCCCAGACGCGGCCGTCGCCCGCGAGATGGCCGGCGGGTAGGCCCGCGACCCTCCCATCCCCTTCATGAGCAGGGCTCCCCGCATCCGCGGCGGCTACTCCTCTCCCTTGATCGGCGCCGCCGGCTGCTCCTCTGCTTCGTCCTCACGGTCGGCTGCTCCTCTATGTCGTCCTCGCGGGCAGAAACTTGCCAGCTGCTCCTCTGCCAGTCAGGGCCTCAGGCGTGGTCGCGCCCACCCCGCCATGTACTTGTCGCTGCCGGCTGTGGCTCACCGACGCAGAGCGTCGTTCCTGCagccaccgccgccacccgccAGAGCTGCTCCGTGTCCGCCCCTCCGCGACCACGAGGCAGTGACTTCCGCGCTGCTCCGGTGAGCTGAAGTCCAACTCTTTTAATTATGTCTTTTTAGTGTAGATTCAGCACTCTTCTATGCCAAGTATGAAGCTGCATTATTTTTGAACATGAACATTCAGGCACTTTACTAGTTTTGTAGCcagtgtttcttcttcttcttgtaagCTACAAACAGTTGGGCTGGGGTGTCAAAAAAAATGATGCAACAGCAGGTAGATTTAGTGTCGATTTAAGGTTTGAGATCATCTTATATTCAACATGAACATACCATTATGCTTCTCAATTCTGAAAAAGTTAAGATCTGATAGAGTGTCCTGATGTGTGCAGAGTGTCTTCTGTATTGTCTCGCTGTTCAACTGAAGTTGTATTGTTTCACTGTTCAACTGAAGTTGTATTGTTTCACTGTTCAACTGAAGTTGAAAACGGTTTTGTATTGGGTTTAAACCCATGGATATGTACTAGTTTTAAACTGGTTTGGGTGAAAAACATATTGGATTTGGGTTTGGTTGGGCTGAAAACAATATTAAATGGTTATGGTTCAAGTTTGGTTTAGAGGGATACACATACAGGTATGGTTTAGTTATGGTTGAGTTATGTAACCATTCTCAgatctatatataggcatcacgtccgagacaagtagaccgactcctgcctgcatctactactattactccacacatcgaccactatccagcatgcatctagaatattaagttcataagaacagagtaacgctttaagcaagatgacatgatgtagaggga from Triticum dicoccoides isolate Atlit2015 ecotype Zavitan chromosome 6A, WEW_v2.0, whole genome shotgun sequence encodes:
- the LOC119315840 gene encoding glutathione synthetase, chloroplastic-like, which gives rise to MSSCVSSSHHHCARRLPAPPPRAHLAAADSCASPYRRRVGSLRAMGAEAPSSVAPAAGRKASAVQAEMVEAAAMWCAMHGLVVGDRGNPRSGTVPGVGLVHAPFSLLPTRFPASFWKQACELAPIFNELVDRVSLDGKFLQGSLSRTKQVDDFTARLLEIHAKMMAVNKKEDIRLGLHRSDYMLDSETNSLLQIELNTISTSFPGLGSLVSELHRTLLNQYGEVLGLDSERIPRNWAAIQFAEALGKAWVEYNNGSAVVMMIVQAEERNMYDQYWLINHLKESHGVMTIRKTLAQVEAEGLVLPDGTLVVDGRPVAVVYFRAGYAPTDYPSEVEWSARLLIEQSSAIKCPSISYHLVGTKKIQQELAKPSVLERFLDNEEDIAKLRKCFAGLWSLDNEEIVKSAIEKPDLFVLKPQREGGGNNLYGHDLRETLIRLKNEQGEALAAYILMQRIFPRASLTQLVQGGVCFEELSISELGIFGSYLRNKDKVVINNQCGYLMRTKVSSSNEGGVAAGFAVLDSILLTDE